A region from the Candidatus Methylacidiphilales bacterium genome encodes:
- the frr gene encoding ribosome recycling factor, whose translation MSLDEILLHAEEHMEKTVAVTHDEFASVRSGKASADLVNNIPVDAYGTHMKLKELAAITTPDPRLILIQPWDASNVDPIRKAIEESKIGITPVIDGKLIRLPIPPLSQERRQELVKTIKRIAEDGRVAIRNTRRHALEQVKAAQKAGTLTQDDVKLAEKEIQKLTDTYIEKIDQMVASKETELMKV comes from the coding sequence ATGTCCCTCGACGAAATCCTCCTCCACGCCGAAGAGCACATGGAAAAAACAGTCGCCGTCACCCACGACGAATTCGCCTCAGTCCGCAGCGGAAAAGCCTCCGCCGACCTCGTCAACAACATCCCCGTCGACGCCTACGGCACCCACATGAAGCTCAAAGAGCTAGCCGCCATCACCACCCCCGATCCACGCCTCATCCTCATCCAACCCTGGGACGCCAGCAACGTCGACCCCATCCGCAAAGCCATCGAAGAATCCAAAATCGGCATCACACCCGTAATCGACGGAAAACTCATCCGCCTCCCCATCCCGCCCCTCTCACAAGAGCGCCGCCAAGAATTAGTCAAAACCATCAAACGCATCGCCGAAGACGGCCGCGTCGCCATCCGCAACACCCGCCGCCACGCCCTCGAACAAGTCAAAGCCGCACAAAAAGCCGGCACCCTCACCCAAGACGACGTCAAACTCGCCGAAAAAGAAATCCAAAAACTCACCGACACCTACATCGAAAAAATCGATCAAATGGTCGCATCCAAAGAAACAGAGCTGATGAAAGTTTGA
- a CDS encoding metallophosphatase family protein codes for MNKIAIFSDVHANLEALQAVLKDMESQGVDMHLFLGDVVGYGANPVECLDLIGNLECPMILGNHDAEVAGDHRLDNHRETVRLALEYSRGQLSREQRQFLAKLPLVGQMNDFILVHASLHEPEKWNYVDTMAETMAHFKEQKLVGCFHGHTHIPMVCELRTSHLTIYRDPKHVLTSSGQWLVNVGSVGQPRDKDPRACYVIYRPEQNTVEFRRVPYDIALAQRKIRKAGLPEFLATRLEQGR; via the coding sequence ATGAATAAAATAGCCATCTTCAGCGACGTCCATGCCAATTTAGAGGCGCTCCAAGCTGTCCTCAAGGACATGGAATCACAAGGGGTCGATATGCACCTCTTCCTCGGAGATGTCGTCGGCTACGGCGCCAATCCCGTCGAATGCCTCGATCTCATCGGCAACCTCGAATGCCCCATGATCCTCGGCAATCACGACGCCGAAGTCGCCGGCGATCACCGCCTCGACAACCACCGCGAAACCGTCCGCCTCGCCCTCGAATACTCCCGCGGCCAACTCTCCCGCGAACAACGTCAATTCCTCGCCAAGCTCCCCCTCGTCGGACAAATGAACGACTTCATCCTCGTCCATGCCTCCCTCCACGAGCCAGAAAAATGGAACTACGTCGACACCATGGCCGAAACCATGGCACATTTCAAAGAACAAAAACTCGTCGGCTGCTTCCACGGCCACACCCACATCCCAATGGTCTGCGAACTGCGCACCTCCCATCTCACCATCTACCGCGACCCCAAGCACGTCCTCACCTCCTCAGGCCAATGGCTCGTCAACGTAGGCTCCGTCGGCCAACCTCGCGATAAAGACCCACGCGCCTGCTACGTCATCTACCGCCCCGAGCAAAACACCGTCGAATTCCGCCGCGTCCCCTACGACATCGCCCTCGCACAACGCAAAATCCGCAAAGCCGGACTCCCCGAATTTCTCGCCACACGCCTCGAGCAAGGCCGCTAG
- a CDS encoding EamA family transporter yields the protein MKTWILYALISMTFAGFTSVIAKIGLKDISGELGLAVRTSFVFLLIMGFTAFSVPASQLAALTAHHFLWLGLSGLTTSLSWIFYYKALKDGEVSIIALIDKGSMVVAILMAFLILKEPITLRTLLGAFLMIAGLITIIHK from the coding sequence ATGAAAACATGGATACTCTACGCCTTAATCTCAATGACCTTCGCAGGCTTCACCTCTGTGATCGCCAAAATCGGCCTAAAAGACATCTCCGGCGAGCTCGGCCTCGCCGTGCGCACAAGTTTTGTCTTTCTCCTCATCATGGGCTTTACAGCGTTCTCCGTGCCCGCAAGCCAACTCGCTGCCCTCACCGCCCACCATTTCCTCTGGCTCGGTCTCTCAGGGCTCACCACCTCTCTCTCTTGGATTTTTTACTACAAAGCGCTCAAAGACGGCGAAGTCTCGATCATCGCCCTCATCGACAAAGGCAGCATGGTCGTCGCCATTCTCATGGCTTTTCTGATTTTGAAAGAACCGATTACTCTCAGAACCCTCCTCGGCGCTTTCTTAATGATTGCCGGCCTGATCACCATCATCCACAAGTGA
- a CDS encoding magnesium transporter CorA family protein — MCAVWEERMIRSFVMSEGKVVGQDLDVDALRIVRADKGLHIWVDLFQPSESEVREILELLFGFHPLAIEDCVAPNHLPKVEDYEDYLFLVIHAVDFSRKDKFTTTELDLFLGKEFLVTHHTAPMRSIASAMERLQKNAGQAARGVDRLMHSILDSVVEHYNPVLAEITAEINELEEQIFSESKKPDVRLLQEFRKVKAETNELRQILRPQQEVIARLAAGEFKLIRPVVLPYFRDIRDMLARIDMVAGNLQDQLYLAMDVYLNRVQAHTNEIIKVLAVLTAVTTPVMVIGTWYGMNFEGMLELKPAISYWIIIALTIISTVVLMWWMKKKDYI; from the coding sequence GTGTGTGCGGTATGGGAAGAGCGGATGATACGGTCGTTTGTGATGAGCGAGGGGAAGGTGGTGGGGCAAGATTTGGATGTGGATGCGTTGCGAATTGTGAGGGCTGATAAGGGTTTGCACATCTGGGTGGATTTGTTTCAGCCCTCAGAGAGCGAGGTGCGTGAGATTTTGGAGTTGCTTTTTGGGTTTCACCCGCTGGCGATAGAGGATTGTGTGGCGCCCAATCATTTGCCTAAGGTAGAGGACTACGAGGATTACTTGTTTTTGGTGATTCACGCGGTGGATTTTTCGAGGAAAGATAAGTTTACGACGACTGAACTTGATTTGTTTTTAGGCAAGGAATTTTTAGTGACGCACCATACTGCGCCGATGCGCTCGATCGCTTCTGCGATGGAAAGGCTACAGAAAAATGCAGGTCAAGCCGCGCGAGGTGTGGATCGGTTGATGCATTCGATATTGGATAGCGTTGTGGAACACTACAATCCAGTATTGGCCGAGATCACGGCAGAGATTAACGAGCTAGAGGAACAAATTTTTAGTGAGTCCAAAAAACCTGATGTGCGTCTTCTCCAAGAATTTCGAAAAGTCAAAGCGGAGACTAACGAGCTACGTCAGATTCTGCGTCCTCAGCAAGAGGTCATTGCGAGGCTGGCAGCAGGGGAGTTTAAGCTGATTCGGCCAGTTGTTTTGCCGTATTTTCGAGATATTCGGGATATGTTAGCCCGAATCGATATGGTGGCAGGGAATTTGCAAGATCAACTTTATTTGGCGATGGATGTTTATTTGAATCGCGTGCAGGCTCACACAAATGAGATCATCAAAGTCTTGGCCGTGTTGACGGCTGTGACGACGCCCGTGATGGTGATTGGCACGTGGTATGGGATGAATTTCGAGGGGATGCTGGAGCTTAAGCCAGCGATTAGTTACTGGATTATAATTGCCTTGACGATAATTTCGACGGTGGTGTTAATGTGGTGGATGAAGAAAAAGGATTACATTTAG
- the tsaD gene encoding tRNA (adenosine(37)-N6)-threonylcarbamoyltransferase complex transferase subunit TsaD, which translates to MLVLGVETSCDETGLALVEGNEGEIKVIGSILSSQVAKHRAYGGVVPELAVRAHLDVLPSMTAQFMVENHVSWDDLDAVAVTRGPGLVASLLVGLNFARGLALATGLPLFGINHLEGHLYSAFLAEGQWPVFPFIGLIVSGGHTLIVLAEKEDRLVRLGGTLDDAAGECLDKIARLLGLPYPGGPEIERRAVGGDAFRFYFPRSFEKADTFDFSFSGLKTAVRYFLEKQNPDILRDAQFIADVCASVQEAVMEILAKKAVLAAQRHDVRRIAVGGGVACNGRLQALLSQLCQEEGIVLHVTPPALCTDNAIMIAGVGLMKIRYQVAPDLFCEAEPGWSLQ; encoded by the coding sequence ATGCTCGTCCTTGGAGTTGAGACATCGTGTGATGAGACAGGGCTAGCTCTTGTAGAGGGGAACGAGGGGGAGATTAAAGTCATCGGATCGATTCTCAGCTCTCAGGTAGCGAAGCACCGCGCTTATGGAGGGGTCGTGCCAGAGCTGGCGGTGCGTGCTCATCTTGATGTCTTGCCTTCGATGACAGCACAGTTCATGGTGGAGAATCATGTATCTTGGGATGATCTCGATGCTGTTGCGGTTACGCGCGGTCCTGGACTGGTTGCCTCTTTACTTGTAGGATTGAATTTCGCACGAGGGCTTGCTCTTGCTACAGGTCTTCCTCTTTTCGGGATCAACCACCTTGAAGGGCATCTCTACTCGGCTTTTCTGGCAGAGGGGCAGTGGCCTGTATTTCCGTTCATCGGACTGATCGTGAGTGGGGGGCATACTCTCATCGTTTTAGCGGAAAAAGAAGACAGGCTTGTTCGACTTGGCGGGACACTGGATGATGCAGCTGGGGAGTGCCTCGACAAAATCGCGCGTTTACTTGGCCTGCCCTACCCTGGTGGGCCGGAGATTGAGCGCCGTGCCGTTGGGGGGGATGCTTTTCGTTTTTATTTTCCTCGTAGTTTTGAAAAGGCTGATACGTTTGATTTTAGTTTTAGCGGATTGAAGACGGCCGTGCGTTACTTCTTGGAAAAACAAAATCCCGATATCTTGCGCGATGCTCAATTTATTGCGGATGTTTGCGCTTCTGTGCAGGAGGCTGTGATGGAGATCTTGGCTAAAAAAGCTGTCCTGGCTGCACAACGTCATGACGTTCGACGGATTGCTGTGGGGGGTGGCGTAGCCTGCAATGGCCGATTGCAAGCTCTCCTCAGCCAGCTTTGTCAAGAGGAAGGAATAGTCTTGCATGTTACTCCCCCGGCGTTGTGCACGGATAATGCGATCATGATAGCTGGCGTTGGGTTGATGAAAATTCGCTATCAGGTTGCGCCGGATTTGTTTTGTGAAGCCGAGCCTGGGTGGAGCTTGCAGTGA
- the hpnH gene encoding adenosyl-hopene transferase HpnH, with translation MVPLSQAWTVATYVIKQKLRGNRYYPLVLMLEPLFRCNLACAGCGKIQYPEHILNRRLTPEQCWAAAEECGAPMVSIPGGEPLIHPEIDQIVKGLVERKKYVYLCTNALLLKRKLDLFTPSPYLTFSVHMDGLKEEHDEAVCRDGVYETAVEAIKEAVKRGFRVTTNTTLFEGAKPERVRAFFDEMMRLGVEGMMLSPGYSYEKAPDQEHFLPREKTKKLFADILRNRKKTWRYNLSPLFLEFLQGKLDFDCTPWGSPCYNIFGWQRPCYLLQDGYCKTFKELIETTDWSQYGHKSKNPKCSNCMVHCGFEPSAVDYTFSSLKGFVRTVKATLAHN, from the coding sequence ATGGTTCCTTTATCTCAAGCTTGGACGGTAGCAACATACGTTATTAAGCAGAAACTTCGTGGGAATAGGTATTATCCGCTGGTTTTGATGCTGGAGCCACTTTTTCGATGCAATCTAGCATGTGCGGGGTGCGGCAAAATCCAATATCCTGAGCATATTTTGAATAGACGCCTTACTCCTGAGCAGTGTTGGGCTGCGGCGGAGGAATGTGGGGCTCCAATGGTCTCGATTCCAGGGGGTGAGCCTCTGATCCATCCTGAGATTGATCAGATTGTTAAGGGATTGGTTGAGCGCAAAAAATACGTTTATCTTTGCACTAATGCGCTTCTGCTTAAACGCAAACTGGATCTTTTCACACCGAGCCCTTATCTCACCTTTTCTGTGCACATGGATGGCCTGAAGGAGGAACATGACGAGGCCGTGTGCCGCGACGGCGTTTATGAAACGGCTGTGGAGGCCATTAAGGAGGCGGTGAAGCGTGGGTTTCGTGTGACGACAAACACGACGCTTTTTGAGGGAGCAAAGCCTGAGCGCGTTCGCGCTTTCTTTGATGAAATGATGCGGCTTGGGGTGGAGGGGATGATGCTTTCGCCCGGTTATTCCTATGAGAAGGCACCGGATCAAGAGCATTTCTTACCTCGAGAGAAGACAAAGAAGCTTTTTGCCGATATTTTGCGCAATAGGAAAAAGACGTGGCGCTATAATCTTTCGCCTCTGTTTCTTGAATTCTTACAAGGGAAACTCGATTTTGACTGCACGCCGTGGGGTTCGCCTTGTTACAATATATTTGGCTGGCAACGGCCGTGTTATCTTCTTCAGGACGGTTACTGTAAAACTTTCAAAGAATTGATCGAGACTACTGATTGGTCGCAATACGGCCACAAAAGCAAGAATCCTAAATGCTCCAACTGCATGGTGCATTGTGGTTTTGAACCTTCAGCCGTAGATTACACGTTTAGCTCGCTTAAGGGGTTTGTGCGGACGGTGAAGGCGACGCTCGCTCACAATTAA
- the lpdA gene encoding dihydrolipoyl dehydrogenase, translating into MSQPSTFDLVVIGGGPAGYVAAIRAAQLGKTVACIEKERPGGTCLNWGCIPTKALLKTADLLDHIRHAEDFGIKINGTVQIDLPSIIQRSRSVADTMAKGIEYLFQSKKVHHIAGHAQITSPTQVTITPQQGGAPTILQTRYILIATGCKPRPFPGLPADAPNVWTSKEAMLPSALPRSLIIIGAGAIGVEFAYFYNALGTKVTLIEAMPQLVPQEDHEVAALLEKEFTKQGITVITQAKTENIQPTDQGVNVTLSAPTPQNLSAEKLLLAIGVIPNLDGLLAPSVRIELDAKGYIKTNDRYQTSIPTIYAAGDIIGPPWLAHVASHEAIEAVEGLFIPGKKPHKITTTPACTYCQPQIASIGLTEKQAKEKGLRFKVAKFPYRASGRAVASGEPEGFVKLIAGEPHGEILGAHIIGAEATELIAELSLAIQLEATLDEIHTTIHPHPTLSEMVAEAALAAKGAAIHI; encoded by the coding sequence ATGAGCCAACCATCCACCTTCGATCTCGTCGTCATCGGCGGCGGCCCCGCCGGCTACGTCGCTGCCATCCGCGCTGCCCAACTCGGCAAAACCGTCGCCTGCATCGAAAAAGAACGACCCGGCGGCACTTGCCTCAACTGGGGCTGTATCCCCACCAAAGCCCTTCTCAAAACAGCCGACCTCCTCGACCACATCCGCCACGCCGAAGACTTCGGCATCAAAATCAACGGCACCGTACAAATCGACCTTCCATCCATCATCCAGCGCAGCCGCTCCGTCGCCGACACCATGGCCAAAGGCATCGAATACCTCTTCCAATCCAAAAAAGTCCACCACATCGCCGGCCACGCCCAAATCACCAGCCCCACACAAGTCACCATCACCCCCCAGCAAGGCGGAGCGCCGACGATTCTCCAGACCCGCTACATCTTGATCGCCACAGGTTGCAAACCGCGACCCTTCCCTGGCCTCCCAGCAGACGCCCCAAACGTCTGGACCAGCAAAGAAGCCATGCTGCCCTCCGCCCTCCCTCGATCCCTCATCATCATTGGCGCAGGAGCCATCGGTGTCGAGTTTGCCTACTTCTACAATGCCCTCGGCACAAAAGTCACCCTCATCGAGGCAATGCCACAACTCGTCCCACAAGAAGACCACGAAGTCGCCGCACTCCTCGAAAAAGAATTCACCAAGCAAGGCATCACTGTCATCACCCAAGCCAAAACAGAAAACATCCAGCCCACTGATCAAGGAGTCAATGTCACACTCTCCGCCCCCACTCCTCAAAACCTCTCCGCCGAAAAACTGCTCCTTGCAATCGGTGTGATCCCCAATCTCGACGGCCTCCTCGCTCCCTCTGTCCGCATCGAACTCGACGCCAAAGGCTACATCAAAACCAACGACCGCTATCAGACCTCTATCCCCACTATTTATGCCGCAGGCGACATCATCGGCCCACCTTGGCTCGCTCACGTCGCCTCCCATGAAGCCATCGAAGCCGTCGAAGGCCTCTTCATCCCAGGCAAAAAACCGCACAAAATCACCACCACCCCCGCCTGCACCTACTGTCAACCGCAAATCGCTTCCATCGGCCTCACCGAAAAACAAGCCAAAGAAAAAGGCCTGCGATTCAAAGTAGCAAAGTTCCCCTACCGCGCCTCAGGCCGTGCCGTCGCCTCCGGTGAACCCGAAGGCTTCGTGAAACTCATTGCCGGCGAGCCCCACGGAGAAATCCTCGGCGCCCACATTATCGGTGCAGAAGCGACCGAATTAATCGCTGAGCTTTCCCTCGCCATACAGCTCGAAGCCACACTCGATGAAATCCACACCACCATCCACCCCCATCCCACACTCAGCGAAATGGTCGCCGAAGCCGCACTAGCAGCCAAAGGCGCGGCTATCCACATTTAA
- a CDS encoding epoxyqueuosine reductase QueH: protein MPTPPLPPRPTLTLPNGSQGPLLLHSCCAPCSGDVIETLRLSHIPFTIFFYNPNIHPRQEYEIRKQENIRFAQKHNIPFVDADYDTDNWFARTRGLEWEPERGARCTVCFDMRFERTALYAYENGFPIITSCLGISRWKDIDQINQSGLRAAARYPGITYWTYNWRKQGGSQRMIELAKTERFYQQEYCGCIYSLRDTNRWRLANGRPRIEIGKKYYSHDPQTS, encoded by the coding sequence ATGCCCACCCCACCACTCCCACCCCGTCCCACCCTCACCCTTCCAAACGGCTCCCAAGGCCCACTCCTACTCCACTCCTGCTGCGCCCCCTGCTCAGGCGACGTCATAGAAACCCTCCGCCTCTCACACATCCCCTTCACCATTTTCTTCTACAACCCCAACATCCACCCACGCCAAGAATACGAAATCCGAAAACAAGAAAACATCCGCTTCGCCCAAAAACACAACATCCCCTTCGTCGATGCCGACTACGACACCGACAACTGGTTCGCCCGCACCCGCGGCCTCGAATGGGAACCCGAGCGCGGCGCCCGCTGCACCGTCTGCTTCGACATGCGCTTCGAGCGCACCGCCCTCTATGCCTACGAAAACGGTTTCCCCATCATCACCTCCTGCCTCGGCATCTCACGCTGGAAAGACATCGATCAGATTAACCAATCCGGCCTCCGTGCGGCTGCCCGTTACCCCGGTATCACCTACTGGACCTACAACTGGCGCAAACAAGGCGGCTCCCAACGCATGATCGAGCTCGCCAAAACCGAGCGCTTCTACCAACAAGAATACTGCGGCTGCATCTACTCCCTCCGCGACACCAACCGCTGGCGACTCGCCAACGGCCGACCCCGCATCGAAATCGGAAAAAAATATTATTCCCACGACCCACAAACTTCCTAA
- a CDS encoding DUF309 domain-containing protein, which yields MALTHKSSRIAQLIAPYSHHPVWPPHYLGYFACFNQSLFYEAHDVLEELWLQSRATPQAKFYQGLIQFAGAFVHLSKNRLIPAANLLTLSKKNISPYPDPYLGCSTAQLLNHIENYLNKIHHAPQSLSPCNPHFAPKLEIPS from the coding sequence ATGGCTCTCACACATAAATCTTCCCGCATTGCCCAACTAATCGCCCCCTACTCCCACCATCCTGTATGGCCTCCGCACTACCTCGGTTACTTCGCCTGTTTCAACCAAAGCCTCTTCTACGAAGCACACGATGTTCTAGAAGAACTCTGGCTACAATCTCGTGCCACCCCCCAAGCCAAATTTTACCAAGGCCTAATCCAATTTGCCGGCGCCTTTGTCCATCTCTCAAAAAATCGCCTCATACCTGCGGCCAACCTCCTCACCCTGTCCAAAAAAAACATATCCCCATACCCTGACCCCTACCTAGGTTGTTCCACAGCCCAACTCCTCAATCACATCGAGAATTACCTAAACAAGATCCACCACGCACCCCAATCCCTATCCCCATGCAATCCCCATTTTGCTCCTAAGCTCGAGATCCCCAGTTGA
- a CDS encoding glutaredoxin family protein has protein sequence MSDSLPILFVKEGCPWCIQAEGFLRHHKIPYRRIEVRHDPIAFQRMIDISGQTKAPTLLWIDDTVLADFDIQQLIPFLEKKGIKIPSH, from the coding sequence ATGTCCGACTCACTTCCAATTCTCTTCGTCAAAGAGGGCTGTCCATGGTGCATACAGGCAGAAGGATTTCTTCGCCATCACAAAATTCCTTACCGCCGCATAGAGGTTCGTCACGATCCGATCGCTTTCCAGCGCATGATCGACATTTCAGGCCAAACGAAAGCCCCTACACTCCTATGGATTGATGACACTGTCCTGGCTGATTTCGACATCCAACAACTCATCCCCTTCCTCGAGAAAAAAGGCATCAAAATCCCTTCTCACTAA